GCAGAGGAAGATAGGCCAGGTGTACTCTATGTTGTCTGGTTTGATCCAATCTATGTTGCTGGAAAGAATACATATCCAGGTGATCTTATCGAAATGGTGGGAGGTAAAAATATAATTACTGCAGAGGGATGGCCAATAGCCAGCCTGGAGGATATTGTTGCAGCCAACCCGGAAATCATTATATGTTCAAGCATGGCAACAGGGTCTGATGTTATTGCAGAAACCATAAAGAAAAATCCACTTATGGCACAGACAGATGCAGTCAAAAATGGAAATGTGTTTGCAGTTGAGGAGCCCAGTACCATAGAACGACCTGGGCCAAGAATAGTCCAGGGTATAGACAGTCTGCATGAATACATGTCATCCTACAAGCAGCAGAACAATAACAGTGCTGATGCCGATATTCCACGGATGAATGGTGCTGGTATACTTGCAGCACTGTCCATGATGTTGCTGGTATATACTGCAAAATGCAGAAAAAAATGATCAAATTAAAAGTTTTCAAGAGGCCTCATGCTCAAGTCCAGAAAAACAGCTATTCCTGTACTATTACTGCTTCTTACAGTAACAATAACAGTAAGTACAGCTATCGGCTCCACAAAAATATCTCCATTTATCACGGCACAGATAATGCTCAATTCATTTCTTGAGTTGCTGCTACTGTCAAAATATACGGGCATATATGTCAGTATTCAGGGTGCCTGGAGTACAAGTCAGGAAATCATTGTGACACAGATACGCATGCCCAGAGTGATACTTGCAGTTCTTGTGGGAGCCTCACTTGCTACTGCAGGATGTGTAATGCAGGCACTTTTCAAGAATCCAATGGCAGATCCATATATAATAGGCATGTCATCCGGAGCTGCACTTGGTGCATCGGTTGCATTCTTTTTCAACATGCCAGTCCAGGTCACCTCATTTATTGTTACTGCAGTTACCATATTTGTGGTTTATAACATAGCCAGAGTTGATGGAAAGGTCCCCACAGATACACTTCTGCTGGCTGGAATTGCTGTAGGATTTTTCCTATCTGCGATCACATCCTTTATAATATACCTCTCCCACTCCCCGCAAAACATAATATACTGGATGATGGGAGGATTCTGGAATTCCACATGGAACCGAGTATATATCACAGCAGCTCTGGCAATTATAGGAATAGTGGCCCTGTACCGGCATTCATGGAGTCTTAATGTCATGCTCCTGGGTGAGGAGCAGGCCCATCATCTGGGAATCAATATAGAGTATGTGAAAAAAGAGGTTTTGATATTTTCAGCCCTTATAACCGCTGCTGCAGTGTCAGTCAGTGGAATCATAGGATTTGTAGGCCTTATTATACCTCATATTATGCGAATAATAGTAGGACCCGATCATCGGATTCTTCTGCCAGCCTCAACCATTGCAGGAGCTATTTTTCTGGTATTTTCAGATACCATAGCCAGAACTGCGATGAATTCAGTGGAACTTCCTGTAGGAATAATTACAGCCATGTTCGGTGCACCATTTTTCATATATCTTTTAAGGAAGAGGAGGAAAAAAATCTATGCTTGAGGTCAGAGATTTATGTATTGGTTACTCAAACAAACCAATCCTGAAAAATATCAATATCAGTGTAAAGAAAGGGGAAATGCTGGGTATAGTCGGACCAAATGGTACAGGTAAGACAACACTTCTCAGATCCATCAACAATTTTCTAAAGCCTGAATCCGGGGCTGTTCTGATAGATGGAAAAGATATCAGAAATATGCAGCCCAGGGAAATTGCCAGCAAAATAGCAGTGGTTTCACAGAATATCACTGTAAATTTTGAGTTTACAGTTGAGGATATAGTAATGATGGGACGCACTCCCTATATAAAGGGATCTGAAACCAGTAAGGATTTTGAAATAGTTCGGGATGCAATGGAAAAAACAAATACCTACAGTTTCAGGGAAAGGATTGCAACTACCTTAAGTGGTGGTGAATTGCAGAGAGTGATAATTGCACGAGCTCTTGCCCAGACCCCTGAGATTCTGCTTCTTGATGAACCCACTTCACATCTTGATATTGCACATCAGGTAGAGATACTCAATCTTGTCAAAAGCATTGCAAGAAAAGACATTGCTGTGATAACTGTGATCCATGACCTCAATATGGCAGCTCATTACTGTGATAAGATCTGCATGCTCTATGGTGGAGAGATTCTTGCAAATGGTGAAACCTCCCAGGTTCTCTCACCTGTCAATATAGAACATGCATTCAAGATTCCGGTAGAGGTTAAAATACTGGAACATACAAATTCAGTTCATATATTCCCTGTAATATCTGCAATGGACCAAAACTGCAGAACAACGGTCAACCCGCTATGAAACAGAATTTATTCCACCATTTTTTTGGTGATCTCTGCCACATGTCTTCCCTGAAATTTTGCAACTGAGAGTTCATTCTCACTGGGATATCTGCTGCCATCGGGTGCTGCAATGGTAGAAGCACCATACGGACCACCACCGCTCACCTCATCCATTACAGATATTCCAGGTACTGAGTAAGGAACCCCAGCTATAATCATTCCATGATGCAGCAAGGTTGTATGAAAGCTGAGAATTGTTGCCTCCTGGCCGCCATGCTGGGTTGCAGTGGATGTGAATACACTTCCAACCTTGCCAACAAGCGCACCTTTCTGCCACAAACTGCCTGTAGCATCAAGAAAAGCCCTCATCTGGGCAGTCATCATACCATACCTGGTCGGCACGCCAAAAATTGTTGCATCGCCTTTTGCAAGATCATCTACTGTTGCAACAGGGATATGGGAGAACATTCTTTTGGTCTCTGTTGCCCCCATTTTATCCAGAACCTCCTCTGAAAGCATTTCCTCGACCTGCATCAGTTTGACATCGCTTCCTTTAACCTCTGCTGCCCCTTCTGCTACAGCTTCTGCCATTCTGTATATATGGCCGTATATACTGTGAAATATCACGTTTATCTTCATTCCAAACCCCCAGTAAATTTGAAAAAGCGGGTCATTTATCTACCAGTCTGATTTACTTTTTTCCAATATCAGGAATTCCAACACCTACCACCACAACATGAGTCTCCATTGGAGGATGGGGCCAGCCTTCAGGTGACAGTCTTTTCTCTCTTGTTTTAATTTCAATCTGATCATCGTTGAATCCACATTCTGACATGTATCTGGATATAATATCCCTCCCATGGCTTCTTGCAAAATCAAGTGCCTGAATATACTCATCAAATTTGTACCTTCCAGCACTTGAAAAAACCAGGAAATTTTCATCCGGATGAGTCATGGATTCAGGTTTGATCATTATCTCGACTCTCTTGATACCTTTTCCAAAAAGTGCACCTGCAGCATTACCAACATGAGCAAACTCAGGGACAGTGATATCAGCATCAATTATATTCTTCAGGTCCTGATCATATGCTTTCACAGGTCCTCCAAGAAGCACTACAGGTAAATCCAGTTTGAACCGTACATGTTCACTTTCAGCAAGCATTTCCTCAATTCCCTCACAAGGAATCATTGGCAGCATAAAGGTCAACAGATGGTATGCCATGTTTTGGGTGAATCTCTTCTTCACATAGGTACAGAATTCATATTTCTGCATGTGGGCCAGTTTGGATATTCTGTCAGCTCCAGCAAGTGAAGCATCCCTGCTCCATTGTGTATATTCTCCGAGAACATGGAGAACATCTGTTGGGGTAAAACCAATTGCCTGGACCAGTCTTTTTCTGATCAGTGCATCCATCACCTGTGAGGCAGGAGGTTTTGAGGTCAGATTTGCAATATCTCCAAAGGAGAGAGGGTCATCACCTATAACCCTTAAAAGGTTCTTTTCTGAAGTTGTCAACTCCCCTGCTTTCCTTCCAGTTCTTACAAAAAATTTCGTTGGCTGGATATTCTCATCAAGTGTACTTCTTGGGGTGGGTTGATCACGTTTGAGTTTTTCCAGAAAGCCCTGATATTTAACAGCAGCATAGCATAGAGGGATAACCCTTTTTGGGCCTATAAAAGCCTTCCTGTCCTTGACCCAGATATGACTGTCTCCTCCCATGGCCGAAGTTTCCATTCTTGTGGCCCGGACTCGGGTCTTCCAGCCTCCAACAACAGCACCAGTTTCGCTCAGTTCAGGTACGCCCTTTGACAGAATGGATACATCTGTACTGGTACCCCCCACATCAATAACAGCACATGTGTCCATTCCGGTAAGAAAAGATGCCCCTACCAGGCTTGCAGCAGGACCTGAAAAAATGGTTTCTATAGGTTTTTCAAGTGCATCTTTGATCCCTATCACCGACCCATCACATTTGAGCATCAACATCCTGGCATCGATTCCGCGATTTTTTACTGCTGAGATGGTGGCCTGTATGAATTTCTGGGTTATGGGAATGAGACGGGCATTGAGGGTGGCGGTTACTGCCCTTTCATATACTCCAATATCCTGGGATAGTTCATGACCGCATACCACCGGCATATCCGTCATTTCCTGAACTATTTTTTTAGCTTCCAGTTCATGTTCAGGGTTTCGTATACTGAAATAGGATGATACTGCAAAGGCAGAAACCTTGCTCTTTGTTTTTTTGACAAATGATCTTATATTGCCTGGGTCAAGGGATTCGAGTTCTTCACCATTACTATCATGTCCTCCACTGGAATGCAGAATATCTGCTGCAGGGTACTGCCTGTGAGGGTGATCTCCCAGCAGAATCAGTGCCACAGGATCTCCTGTCCCCTCAAGCACAGTATTTGTTGCCAGAGTAGTGGATACAGAAACAAGATGCACATCTGAAAGCATTGAGGGATCAAGCCCATCGATTGCATTCTCTATACCTTCAAGCATATCAGGGTAGGTTGTCATTGATTTGTTATATTCGACTATCGACCCATCAGAATCTCTTACTATAATAGCATCAGTATACGTGCCTCCTGCATCTATACCCAGACTGTATTGCATAAATTTCACTCCTATAAGTATAATGTAATCATATAATAAAAATGTAAATATAATAGTATGATTTCAGTAACAAAAAGGCAACTATATAGATATTTTACATTGATATACATCAGCTATGGTAAGCAATTCGTTTCCCCTTCATCTCTCTTCAGATAGCTGTCACTCATTAATAGCCTCAGGCTATATACAAAGAAAATTGAACAATTTTGTTATTACAATGCGTCGAATAGTAGTAAGATATAAAGATGTTTCTATTACATTCAAAATGGAATTCATTGCCAAAAATATATAATAACTGCAATCCATAAGGATTGCAGTTTTCTTCTGGTAGGAAATACAGGTTCAAGCAAGGATCAGAGTCCGTAGTTCTTCTCAGGACGGAAGACCTTGACCTCTGATTTATATTTCTCCATGGAGTCGCTCATGAACTGATCCTTGTCATCTGTAAGAGCCTCCAGGTCTGCCTTGGCTTTTGCAAGTGCATTGTCCTCGAATCTGGTCAGTTCAAGGTTGCCTTTCTTACCCTGATCCAGAAGCTTGCAGCATTCCAGAGCTGCATTCTTTGCACGCAGGTACAGGTCATCCCCGTTCTTTGCAATTGCCTGACCAATCTTGAAAGCATTGTCGTAAGCAAGGATATAGCCCTGTGGATCTCTGTATCTGTCAGAAGCAACAAACATGTCCCTCAGGATTTTTTCATTGCCTGATTTGAGTGCAACATTCATCAGTGTACAGTCATAGCCAAGGGTTTCTGCCCAGCACTGTACTGATGTACCACCAAATTCTCCGTGATATTCAACGGATTCATTGGACCACAGGTCACAGCACTGCATGATCAGGTTACCGACCACATCTGAGTGTGCATCTGTTGAGGTCTTACCTTCCTGAGATATTGGAACACCTGCTATTGATTTGACAATTGTGTTCTCATAACCACAGTCCTTTCCTGGGCCTGTTGCACCTGCTTCATATGCCACAAGTGACCTTGAGGCAGCAACTGAACGGGCAATGATTGCCAGAGTGTGGGCAAGGTTCTTGTCAAGCAGACCACCTGCTATAAACATAGCAGTATTTGCCTGGGCACAGTCTGTATCACCGGCTGGAACAACATTGTTTTTCTTTGCGACTTTTGCAATGTCCTGCCAGATATATTCCATATCCATTGCACCCAGACATCCAATACCATACAGTACACCCTGCATGTCGTTTCTCAGGATTGCGTGGTCAAATACCTCTTTACCTCCCATTGTTTCAATGGACAGTAGGTCGGCTCCCTTTGAAGCAACCTCATCAAATGCCTCCATGAGTACTGAGTATTTGTCACCCCTTAATTCAAGGTAGTCACGGTCCTCACGAATGTCACCTGGTGTGTGTCTTAGTGCACATTTGATACCATACTCTTCATGGAACTCTTCCATGATGGTTTTCTGGGCATGTGCAACTTCTCCACCCCACTTGGGGTTGTTGGTCATCTGCTGGACATGTTCGGTTTCCAGAACAACTCCCGGGAATCCTACCTGAACCATTCTGGACATAATGTCTGTGGTGATTTTTTCATATTCCCTTACAAGCTTTTCCTTGGATTCACCTGCAGCAGGTCTTGGGGCATAGTTCACCTCGGGTGTGGTATATCCTGCTCCGATCTCAAGACCAAGTCCGGCTTTAACAGGTTTTGGAGATTTTCCAAAGATCATTTCGTCGGCACTGCCATAGGCCATCTTAGTAAATCTTTTAACTGCCATTTTGATCACCTCTTAATGTTGATGGAACTGCTCCCTCAGCTTACCAATATCTCCACCACTCTTGAGTATAGCATTGGCCATCTTTACAGCATCATTTGCTTCCTCGCCATATACTCCGAGTTCGTACTGTTCCACAAAGTCCTGGTTGACTGCTCCGCCACCACACTGGAATGGAACCTTCACACCACTCTCAACCAGTCTGTCATTGATCTGTTTGAAAGCGAACATGGTGGTTGTCATCAGGGCTGTGCCAGTCAGCATCAGAGGTTTCTCTTTCTTGACAGCAGAGATGACTTCCTCTACAGGAACATCTCTTCCAAGGTCCACAACATCATATCCTGCTGCTCTTAACAGTGCAGCAACGATGTTTTTACCGATGTCGTGTACGTCACCCTCTGCCACATGGCAGACGACTTTACCTTTTGCCTCATGTGTTTTGCTTGATTTGGATTTACAGTAGTCAATACCTTCAAGCATTGCATCTGCAGACATCATCACGTTTGGCAGGAATATTACACCGTCATCATATAGCTTGCTGACAACGTTCATTCCTGTCATCAGATCCTTTATAAGATCAATCGGATCCTTCCCGCCACTTATAGCCTTATCAAGACCTGCAATTACTTCATCTTCATCGCCCTCAAAGATTGCCTGTGCAATCGAGCGAACTGGCTCTTCTTTTGGATAAAGTTCTGCAGCAGCCTCTTCGGGTGCCATTTCCTTTTCCAATTTTACATTGTATCGTACCAGAATATCACTGGGTTTTACTTCTATCATGCCAATACTCCCTTTCGTTTATTTATATAGTCTGAGGTCCATGTGGGTTCACGGCCTCTTTTTAAAGTTTTCCAATCTACTCGTTGAGATTCCTGACTAGGAATCTCTGATAATAGATTAGAATTCATAGTATATAAATATCACTGCCATACATTTCTGCTATATATAGTTATTTTAACATAATAAAATAATTTTTATTTATGTCTTCAACCAAATAACGTCTTTTGATACGTATTATTGAACAAATATAAAAAAAATTATATTAAGTATGTATAATTAGTTCGATATCTTTATATATAATTAATTGATGGAGGCTTTTTAAATCTAATATATATACATTATCCAGAAATGATGAGCAAATATCTGAATGCAGAAAAAGATATTAGTTAATTTCCGGAGGTTGTGATCGTTTTAGGGTTTGAGTTGATTCAATATATGGAAAAAATCTGTAAAAATCTATAAATAGCAGTCTAGAAAAGCAATATCAAGAGACTTATTTTGATAGATCAGAGTTGATAATTAGCCGGAATGAAGCTCTTTACCTCTGCCACATATTTATCCAGACACTCCAGCATGAACTGATCACCATCATCTGTAAAGGACTCAAGTTCCATGCGTGCCTTATGAAGTGCACTACACTCAAAACGTGACATTTTGAGTTTATTCTCAGGAGCCTGTGTAAGCAATCTGCAACATTTGAGAGCTGCATTCTTTGCACGCAGATAAAGGTCATCCCCATCCTTTACAATTGCCTGGCCTATCCTGTATGCATTGTCATATGCAAGGACATATCCCTGGGGATCCCTGTATCGATCTGAAAGCATCAGGATATCTCGCAATATTTTAGCGTATCCGGTCTCTATTGCCACATTAAGCATACTGCAGTCATAGGAGAGTGTTTCTGCCCAGCACTGTACAGACATTCCACCAAATTCACCATGATACTCTACCGATTCATTGGACCACAGATCACAGCACTGCATCATCAGGTTGCCCATTATGTCAGAATGTGCACAGCTTGAGCTTTTGCCTTCCTGGGATATGGGTACACCTGCTATGGACTTGAGAATTGTGTTCTCATAGCCACAATCCTTTGCAGGACCTGTTGCACCAGCCTCATGTGCCACAAGTGATCTCGAAGCTGCAATAGAGCGGGCAATAGTTGCCTGGGTATGGGCAAGGTTCTTGTCAAGCAGACCACCTGCTATAAACATGGCAGTATTTGCCTGGGCACATCCGGGATCTCCTGAGGCAACAGCCCTGTTCTTCTCTGCGATCTTTACAATATCGGTCCACAGATACTCCATATCAATCGCCCCAAGACATCCGATTGAGTACAGTACGCCTTTCATATCGTTTTTGAGAATTGCATGGTCAAATATTTCTTTACCACCCATAGATTCTATAGACAGCATGTCTGCACCACTTGATGCTATCTCTTCAAAGGACTCCATGAGAAGGGAATACCTGTCACCCCGTAGACGCAGTTGATTGTGTTCTTCACGTATATCCGCTGCAGTATGCCTCAGTGCACATTTAATTCCATATTCCTCATGGAACTCTTCCATTATGGTTTTCTGTACATGTGCCACCTCTGCACCCCAGCCGGGATTGCGGGTCATCTGCTGGACATGTTCGGTTTCCAGAACAACTGCCGGAAAACCCAGCTGGATCATTCTCTGCATTATGTCTGTTGTGATCTTCTCATATTCCCTAACAATCTTTTCCCGGGTTTCTGCTGCAGCAGGTCTTGGAGCATAATTTATTTCAGGGATGGTGGATCCTGCCCCAATCTCAATACCAAATCCGGCCTTTACAGGCCTTATGGCACTTCCAAAGACCATTTCATCTGCGTTTTCATAGGCCATTTCAGTAAATCTTTTAAGAGTCATATTTTAAGCCTCAGTGCCTGTGGAATTTGTTTCTGAGCTGTTCTATACTCAGACCTTTAAGTATGGCATCTGCAATTTTTGGTACATCTGCAGCTTCCTCACCATAAATTCCAAGGTCATAATGGGATACAAAATCCTGTGTAACCGCCCCCCCGCCGCATACGAAAGGAACGTTGACCCCATCTTGTTCAAGTTTTTCCTTAATCTGCTTGAAAGAGTGCATTGTCGTGGTCATCAGAGCTGTTCCACTCAGAAACAGGGGTTTTTCTCGTTTAACAGTATCCACAACTTCCTCGACCGGTACATCCCTGCCAAGATCGATCACATCATAACCATTCGCACGAAGAAGTATTGTCACAATCGTCTTTCCAATATCATGAATATCTCCCTCCACCACAAAGGATACCACCTTGCCTTTATTGAACTCCAGAGGTATATGCGACATCTCCTTACAGAACTCAATACCATCGATCATTGCGTGTGCTGAAATGATCACATCCGGAAGATAGATAACACCTTCATCATAAAGCCTGGATACGATCTCCATACCTACCATCAGAGCTTCGTTTATAAGATAAAGCGGATCCATTCCTGAATCCATTGCCCTTTGCAGGCCCTCTATGACTTCATCCTCATCACCTTCAAAGATAGCCCTGGTGATCGGGCGGATCATTTCATCTGCTGGATAGAGTTCTTCAGCGGCTTCCTCAGGAGTCATGCACTCTTCCAGTTTGACATTGTATCTTACAAGAATTCGGTCAGGATTTATATCAAGCATCAAAATACGTCCCTATGATTAATCCATGCCAACAGGCTCTTAGTATCATTGACCCCGCTGTTAGTATTATTTTTGATGATCGTTTCCAATATAGTCTTACTGAAAACTATATAAAATCTGTGCATCAGCATGGAAAAAAGATAAGAACTTATAATGACCTTTCTCTACAGACAGCAACAATGACATCCTGAGCATTCCAGTTCCCACGACTGAACTTTGTTTCCTTGTAAACAAGTGTCCCATCCCTGCTCATGAGAGGACAGGTGCATATTGAAGATTTGCCTTTAATGACATCAGAAAGCATTGTAGCAACTTCAAGCTGGTGGTTATGCGAATGCAGGGATACCAGATTCATGCCTGTCAACTCATCAGAACGATACCCTAATCTTCTGAGCGCTGAAGCGTTTGTATAAAGGATCCTGCCACTGTAATCCATTATAAAAAGAAAATCCTCAATGGATTCAAGAATATTCTGTATCTCTTTCTGACTCCTTCTTGTATCGGATTCATCCTTGATCTTTCCTATAAGTGTTCCTATTCGAACAGCCACGGCTTCTATGGAATTGCGGGTTCTGGAAGGGATCTCATATTCACTGTATGACGCAAGAAACATAACTGCAACAAGTTTTGCATCTGATAGAATGGGGATAATAGCAGTGGATGCCAGTCCTTCATCTTTCAAGTGGTTTTCCCTTGTAATAGATATTACCTCTGAGTGCAATTTGTATATGGGATATCCGGTCTTGAAAAGTCTTGCAGGCATTGAATTTGCATCATAATGGGATGTATGTTCAATAAAATTGGGAGATAGTCCACTATGAACAACTATATTCAGGTCACCTGTAATCTCATCTACAATGTAAAGGGCGCCACAATCAATCTCATTCATCTGCAGGGTAAATTCCAGAAACTGTTCAAATGTTTCCTGAAGGTTTCCAGTTGGACTGAACAGACACCCTACATCAGATTCAATATTCATAAAGCTGTTTGTCCGCTTGCGGTCAGTTATATCAACAATTATACCCTGATAGTGATCTAAATTTCCTTCTTCATCTGCCTGCATGAAGGTCCTCTCATCAACCCATCTGACCTCTCCTGAACGGGTGATTATTCTATACTCCTGTGAAAAATCAGTATATCCTTTCTCAAAACGTTTTGCTATTTCGGTCTGGACATTCTCAAGATCGTCAGGATGGATTATATCTCCATACAGGAGCTTTCCTGATGTGAAGTCTTCAGCAATGTATCCAAATTTTTCAATATTTTCAGATACAAACACCACAGGCCAGTTTTTTTCAGCCTTCCACATAAAAACAATTGCAGGGCTTGTTTTGATCACATTCTGGAGCATTTTCTGGACTTCGAGGGAATCAATCAGTTCATCTTCCTTTTCTTTCTGTTCTGTCACATCCCTTATTGTAATCATTACAGCAGGTTTTCCCTCATGGTGTATCGAAGAAAAATTGATCTCAGCTGGAATCCTTGTACCGTCGGTGGATAACAGTTCTACCTCATAATGGCGTACCGGGTCATTATCGCTTTTCAGGCACTTGTTGTATCTTTTAAGGATCATCCTTCCATATTCAACAGGAAAGAAGTCAAGAAAGGGCCTGCCAATCAATTCCTCTTTTGTACTTCCAGTGATTTCACAGAACTTGGAATTCACAAAATTCAGCTTATCTTCCTGTACGATTACAATCCCATCATTACCTTTTTCCACAAGTGTGGAGTACTTTTTCTCAGAAGCCCTGAGTGCCTCCTCCGCCAATTTATTATTAATTATTCTCCACATATCCTGCACAATCAGGGTCACATTCTTTGTATCTGACTGTAAATACTGATTCTCCCGGTCCCATACGCAAGCAACCACTGTCAGGTCCCCCTCATCAAAAACCGGGACACTCAGTGTCCTGTTAACAGGGAGATGACCGGGAGAAAACATTTTCTCAATTACAGGGGACAATTTACATTTTTCTGAACAGCCATACGGTTCTTGTATGACATCTTTTAGAAAATCAGAAACCTGAGATTTATCAGATACACGTTCCTGATAGAAAATATTCTTCCCATGATTTTCATAGAAAATGTATATATTTATTTTTTCATTGTTGTTATCAATCAGTGCCATATATCCTGCCCGACTGCGGGTAAGATATACAGATTTTCTAAGGGCAAAGCCAGCAATGTCATCAACTGACGAATCTGTCATCTGATTGAGTTCAAGTAGTGCTTCAGTTCTGGATTCATCAAGAAGAAGAGCGTCCTCAGTGTTTTTTTTCTCGCTAATATCACGTATCGTGACCATCACAGCAGAACGGGCCTCGTGGTCAATGGATGAAAAGGTAACTTCAGCAGGTATCAACCTGTTATCTTTGGAAATTATCTCTATTTCATATACCCGTGAAGGGGTGCTCTCCTTATTCAGCCTTTTTTGATACCTTTTTGTTACCATTCTAAAATAGTCAACAGGAACAAAATATAGTAATTGTTTGCCGAGAGTTTCTTCTTTACCATAACCTGTAATCTCACAGAATTTCGAATTTACAAATTTGAGTACATCATCCTGAACAATAATTATCCCATCATTGGCACTTTCAACCAGTGTGGAATATTTCTTCTCAGAAGACTTTAGTGCTGCTTCAGTTTCTTTCCACTCAGTAACATCCTCAAGCGCCAGTAGTATTGATTCCGGTTCGCCTGTAACCGGAGTGACTTTTCTGGCATTGATGAGCATTATTCTTTTACCGATATTCTCAAAT
Above is a genomic segment from Methanosalsum zhilinae DSM 4017 containing:
- the mtaC gene encoding methanol--corrinoid protein MtaC; translated protein: MLDINPDRILVRYNVKLEECMTPEEAAEELYPADEMIRPITRAIFEGDEDEVIEGLQRAMDSGMDPLYLINEALMVGMEIVSRLYDEGVIYLPDVIISAHAMIDGIEFCKEMSHIPLEFNKGKVVSFVVEGDIHDIGKTIVTILLRANGYDVIDLGRDVPVEEVVDTVKREKPLFLSGTALMTTTMHSFKQIKEKLEQDGVNVPFVCGGGAVTQDFVSHYDLGIYGEEAADVPKIADAILKGLSIEQLRNKFHRH
- a CDS encoding PAS domain S-box protein, whose protein sequence is MKIIENSPMIIFVLKADPDLSVESVSENICHLGYSPDDFVTSGMSYADIFYDLDLLADEMMRLRFGEIPELSFECRILTNNGSIRWASIRTFPCRNSEGKITHYESILIDITGKKHMEMCQKESNEYFQSIVNTIREPILILDRDLRIVFASRSFYRLFGTTLQETEGRLLYDLGNGEWNIPKLRQLLDEILPQDKSFDNFEIEFEFENIGKRIMLINARKVTPVTGEPESILLALEDVTEWKETEAALKSSEKKYSTLVESANDGIIIVQDDVLKFVNSKFCEITGYGKEETLGKQLLYFVPVDYFRMVTKRYQKRLNKESTPSRVYEIEIISKDNRLIPAEVTFSSIDHEARSAVMVTIRDISEKKNTEDALLLDESRTEALLELNQMTDSSVDDIAGFALRKSVYLTRSRAGYMALIDNNNEKINIYIFYENHGKNIFYQERVSDKSQVSDFLKDVIQEPYGCSEKCKLSPVIEKMFSPGHLPVNRTLSVPVFDEGDLTVVACVWDRENQYLQSDTKNVTLIVQDMWRIINNKLAEEALRASEKKYSTLVEKGNDGIVIVQEDKLNFVNSKFCEITGSTKEELIGRPFLDFFPVEYGRMILKRYNKCLKSDNDPVRHYEVELLSTDGTRIPAEINFSSIHHEGKPAVMITIRDVTEQKEKEDELIDSLEVQKMLQNVIKTSPAIVFMWKAEKNWPVVFVSENIEKFGYIAEDFTSGKLLYGDIIHPDDLENVQTEIAKRFEKGYTDFSQEYRIITRSGEVRWVDERTFMQADEEGNLDHYQGIIVDITDRKRTNSFMNIESDVGCLFSPTGNLQETFEQFLEFTLQMNEIDCGALYIVDEITGDLNIVVHSGLSPNFIEHTSHYDANSMPARLFKTGYPIYKLHSEVISITRENHLKDEGLASTAIIPILSDAKLVAVMFLASYSEYEIPSRTRNSIEAVAVRIGTLIGKIKDESDTRRSQKEIQNILESIEDFLFIMDYSGRILYTNASALRRLGYRSDELTGMNLVSLHSHNHQLEVATMLSDVIKGKSSICTCPLMSRDGTLVYKETKFSRGNWNAQDVIVAVCRERSL